The genome window TCAACGTTCCCGCGCGCGCCAAGTTCCTGCGCTCCACCGCCGCCGAGAACCGCGCCGTCGGCGAGGTGGTGACGACGCTCGCGCTCGCGCAGCCGCAGGTGGCGTTCTCGCTGGATTCGGGCGGGCGCGACGTGCTGGCGCTTCCCACGGCGGCGACGGTGGGGGAGCGCATCTCCGCGATCTGGGGCGGCGACGCGGCGGGCGAGCTGATCCCCGTCGCCCATCGCGACGGGAGCGTGGCCGTCACCGGGCTGGTGCAGCGGCCGCACAGCTCGCGGCCGGGCGGGCGCAAGGCGTACCTGTTCGTGAACGGCCGCGCCTTCACCGACCGCTACCTGGTGAAAGCCGTCGACCGCGCGTACCGGACGACAATCCCGCAGGGCGTGTATCCCTCCCTCTTCCTCTTCCTGGAAGTGCCGGACGGCGAGGTGGACGTGAACGTGCACCCCGCCAAGGCCGAGGTGCGCTTCCGCGACCGCATCGGCGTGGAGCGCGCGATCGAGGAGGGGGTGCGCGCCGCGCTGTCGGGGCTGGAGAGCACGCCCAGCATCGGGATGCGCGCCGCGGCGGAGGAGCCGGAGCGGGCGCCGTACGGGGCGCCGGAGGGATTCGGCGTCCGCCGTGTGCGCGAGGCGGCGGTGCCGTTCGGCGCGGCGGCGGTCCCATCGCCGGCGGATGCGGGGCCGTCCGCGGCCGGGGAGCCGTTCGAGCCGCAGATGGCGCTGTTCGTCACCGGTGGCGGCGCGCCCGTGGCGCCGTCCGCCGAGCCCGCGCAGGCCGTCGCCGCGGCGGAGCTGATCGGCCCGGCGGCGATGATGTGGCAGGTGCACAACACCTACATCCTGGCGGAGACGCGCACGGGGCTCATCCTGGTGGACCAGCACTCGGCGCACGAGCGGGTGCTGTACGAGGAGATCGTGCGCGGCTTCGACGGCGGCGAGTCGTCCAGCCAGCGGCTCCTCTTTCCCATCACCCTGCGCCTTTCACCCGCCGAGTTCGCCATCGTGGAGCAGGTGCGCGGCGTGCTGGAGCGCGCGGGGTTCGAGGTGGAGCCGTTCGGCGGGCGGGCGATCATCGTGCACTCCGTTCCCAATCCCCATCCCTACTTCGACGCGGAACGGTGTCTGCGCGAGATGATCGCGGAGCTGACGACCGGCTCGCCGCTGGTGGACAGCGCGCGCACGCAGCACCAGCGGATTGCGCTGACCATGGCGTGCAAGGGCGCCATCAAGGCCGGGCAGAAGCTGACGCAGCGGGAGATGACGGAGCTGTTCGACCGCCTGTTCGCCACCGAGCTGCCGTATCACGACATCCACGGGCGGCCGACGGTGATCCAGCTGTCGATTTCCGAGCTGCATCGCCGGTTTGGGCGGAGTGGATGAGTGCGGAAGTGCGGAAGTGCGGAAGTGCGGAAAGTACGATTGAAGCGCTGGCGCGGCAAACGTCTGAAGGGGGAGGATCGATGAGGCGGATGCTGCTCGGGATCACGCTTGCCACGCTCGCGATTGCCTCGCGCGCTCCGCTGAGTGCGCAGGCGGCGGACGGGCTGCGTGCGGGCGAGCATGAGGTGGACGTGAACGGCGTGCGGCTGTGGTACCGCGTGGCCGGAGACAGTGCCACCGGCATGCCGCCCGTCGTGTTCCTGCACGGCGGGCCGGGGCAGGGGAGCTACCACTTCGCCGAGCTGGTGGGGCCGCGGATGGAGCGGTCGCTGCGGATGGTGTACCTGGACCAGCGCGGGAGCGGGCGCTCGGGTCGGCCGCGCAGCGGCGAATACTCCATGGCGCTGCTGGTCGAGGACGTGGAGGCGCTGCGGCAGGTCCTCGGCGCGCCCAGGATCGCGCTGGTGGGGCACTCGTTCGGCGGGACGCTGGCGCTGGAGTACGCGGCGAAGTATCCCGAGCACGTCTCCGCGCTGGTGTTCGCGGCGGGGCTGTGGGACGCGCCGGGGCAGACGCGGCTGCGCTGCCGGCGGACGATGGAGATGTTTCCCGACGCGGCCCGGCGCGCGCTCGGCGACTCGGCGGCCACGAAGGACCCGGCCTGCGACTGGTTCTGGAACCAGCCGGAGGCCGAGCGCGAGGCGATGAACAACGCGCTGATGTTCCCCGACTCGGCCGTGCGCATCCGCTTGGACAGCGTGCAGGCGGCCAGCGGGCAGCGCAACACCGGCGAGCTGGGGAACGCGCTCTTCCGCAGCGGGCTGCTGCAGTACCGCTTCGCCGCGATGCGGCGGCTGACCATGCCGGTGCTGGTCATCGCCGGGCGGCACGACGGCGCGGCGGTGGGCGCGGGGCTGCGGGACCTGGCGCGGCAGCTTCCCCACGCGCGCTACGTGGAGTACGAGAACAGCGGGCACTTCGTCTACCTGGACGAGCCGGACCGCTTCGCGCGCGACGTGAGCGCCTTCGTCTCCTCCCGTCGCTGAACGGGCGGGCCGGGGAGATGATGCCGGACGCGCTCGCCATCGTCGGCCCCACCTCGTCGGGGAAGACGGCGCTGTCGGTGGAGGTGGCGCGGCGGCTGGACGGCGAGGTCGTCTCCATGGACTCGCGCTCCGTCTACCGCGGGATGGACATCGGCACCGCCAAGCCGACCGCGGAGGAGCGCGGCGACATCCCCCACCACGGCATCGACATCGCCGACCCTTCCGAGCGCTTCAACGCGGCGCGGTGGGCGCGGTACGCGCGGGAGAAGATCGCGGAGATCCGCGGCCGCGGGCGCGTGCCGATGCTGGTGGGCGGCACGGGCTTCTTTCTGCGCGCGCTGACGGACCCCATCTTCCGGGAGCCGGAGCTGGATCCCGCGCGCCGCGCCGAGCTTTCCCGCGAGTTGGAGGCGCTCCCGGACGAGGAGCTGCACCGCCGGCTGGCGGAGGTGGACCCAGAGTCCGCCGCGCGGCTGCGCGACTGGGGCGGGCGGCAGCGGCTGCTGCGCGCGCTGGAGGTGCCGCTGCTGACCGGAAAGCCGCTCCCCTGGTGGCACCGCAACTCGCCGCCGGAGGCGCCGGGCGTGCCGGTGCTCGCGTTCGTGCTCGACGTGCCGCGCGAGCGGGTCTACGCGACCGTGAACGCGCGCGTGGACGGGATGGTCGATGCCGGCCTGATCGACGAGGTGCGCGGGCTGGTGGCGAAGTACGGCGAGGACGCGCCGGGGCTGAACGCGCACGGCTACGCGGAGCTGATCCCGTATCTGCGCGGCGAGCGGACGCTGGACGAGGCGCTGGAACTGGTGCGGAAGAACACCCGCGCCTACACCAAGCGGCAGCAGACCTGGAACCGCACGCAGCTCCCCGCCGGGGCCATCCACGTGGACGCCACGCGCCCGCGCGCCGAGCTGGCGGACGAGATCGCCGCCGCCTGGCGCGCCGCCGTTGGACCGCAGGGGGGTGCGGCGGGTACGCCAGACCCTGGATCGTCACACCCCGGGTCGGCCGGCGGCGTGTGAGCGGGGCCCCCGCCGGCGACAGGTGAATGGAATTCACCTGCAACACCAGCACGAAGTCCCTCCGGGACTGCAGCCATGTATCCACGCAGGAGCATGGCCGGCGCATCGAGGTCACCGCCCGCAGTCGCGCAGCGACTTTGTGCTTTTGTTGCCCCCGAATTCATTCGGGGCATGCATGGCGGACTCCGCGCGTCTTCGATGCCGACGTGCGAGACGAGTATGGATCCTTCGGCCTGCAAATGATTGTGCGGCTACGGATTGCGGTGTGGCGGGCTCAGGATGACGTCATCTCTGTCATCGCTCCCATCGGAGGCGGATTACCGTGGGTGACGTCTCTCCAGAGGCATTCCTCGTGATACCTGGCACTGGGCACTCGGCACTGGGCACTATCCCGTGAAGATCGGCATCACCTGCTATCCGACGTACGGCGGCTCGGGGGCCATCGCGACCGAGCTGGGGATCGCGCTGGCGGAGCGCGGCCACGAGATCCACTTCATCTCGTACGCCCAGCCCTTCCGGCTTCCCCACTTCATGGAGCGCGTGTTCTTCCATGAGGTGGAGATGGTCCACTACCCGCTGTTCGAGCACAACAACTACTCGCTCGCGCTGGCGGCGGTGATGCACGAGGTGGCGCTGCGCGAGCGGCTGGACGTGCTGCACGTGCACTACGCCATCCCCCACGCCACCAGCGCCTGGATCGCCAAGGAGATGCTGGGCGACCGGCACCCGGTGAAGATCGTCACCACGCTGCACGGCACCGACATCACCCTGATCGGGCAGGAGCGCAACTTCTGGGAGATCACCCGCTTCTCCATCCAGAAGTCCGACGGGATCACCGCCGTTTCCGACTACCTGAAGCGCGAGACGGTAGACGCCTTCCGCGTGCCGGCCGACACCATCGAGGTCATCCCCAACTTCGTGGACCCCGGCCTTTACTCGCGCGACCGCTATCCGTGCTGGAAGACGGCGTTCCTGCGCGACGGCGAGAAGCTGGTGCTGCACGTGTCCAACTTCCGCCCGGTGAAGCGGGTGCGCGACGTGGTGCGCGTCTTCGCGCGGCTCACGAAGGAAGTGCCCAGCCGCCTGGTGTTCATCGGCGACGGGCCCGACCGGCCCGAGGCGGTGGACGAGGCGCGGATGCTGGGGATCACCGACCGCGTGGTGTTCCTGGGGAAGCAGGACTCGGTGGCCGAGATCATGGCCTGCGCCGACCTGCTCATCCTCCCGTCGCAGAACGAGTCGTTCGGCCTGGTGGCGCTGGAGGGGATGGCCAGCGGGGTGCCGGTGATCGCCTCGAACGCGGGCGGGCTGCCGGAGGTGGTGGACGACGGGGAGACGGGGTTCATGGCGCCGGTGGGCGACGTGGAGGCGATGGCCGACGGCGCCATCCACATCCTGCGCGACCCCGAGACGTGGCGGCGGTTCAGCGCGGCGGCGCGAAGGAGCGCCACCGAGCGCTACGGCGTGGCCAGCATCATCCCGCGGTACGAGCGCTACTACGAGCGCATCGTGGCCGGCGCCCCCAGCGAGGAGCCGGCCCTGGTGCCCGCGGACTGACGTCCGCGCTCACGAGCAGGTGGTGAGCGTCAGCGCGCACTGCGAGGCCGCGTCCAGCCAGCCGGTGAGGTTGGCCACCTGCACGCGGGCCCAGTCTCCCCGGCACCCCAGCAGCGTCACCTGCGTGGGGTTCAGCCGGCTGACGACCGGGCTTCCGCTGCGCGGCTCGCGGTAGAGCCGCACGGGATGGTTCTCGCTGGTGCTGGTCCCCAGCTTCTGCGCGAACACCCATCCCGGACCGCGCCAGAAGATCCCCTCCTCGGCCGACGCGTTGCGCACGCGCAGCCACTGCCCGCTGGCACCCGTCACTTCCACGTAGTCGTTCAGGTGCAGCCGCGTGACCACGCGCGACCCCGTACCCGGCCCGGCACGCACGTTCAGCCCGCGCGGGTCGGGGTCGATCACGTACGCGCCGATGCTGCACGGCGTGACCGTCTGCGCGGCGCGGGCGGCGGGCGAAGGCGCGGCGGCCAGGAGCGGGAGGGTGAGGAGGAGTGCGGCGGTGCGGGGGAGTGCGGCCATGCGGGTCTCCTGGAAGGGGTGAGCGGGTCGGCACTGCGGAGCTGGAACAGATGATGAGCCGCGAGCGCGGTCGCAAGCCCCGGATGCGTCTCCCACGCGTCTGGCGCGCACCGGGCTCGCGGCGCAGTTTTGTGGCCCTCCCGCGAACTGGCGCGCCGCGGGTTCGTCTCGCACCGATGAAGTCCGCGAAGGCGGACTACGTGCCGTTGTAGCCGCGACTTCAGTCGCATTTTCGTGCCCCTTCCGCACGACGCATCCGGATCACCCTGCGACCTGACGCGCATGCCGCTGCCGCCCGAAGCGCTGAGCCTGATCGACGCCGCCCTGGCCGAGGACGTGGGGCCGGGGGATTTCACCACGCTCTGGACCGTTCCCGCCGAGCGGCGCGCGGTCGCGCGGATCGTCGCCAAGGCGCGGGGGGTGATCGCGGGGATGGAAGTCGCCGCCGAGGTCTTCCGCCGCGTCGATTCCTCGCTCGCCGTCGAGGTGACCGCGGGGGATGGGACCGCCGTCGCACCGGGGGACGAGGT of Longimicrobium sp. contains these proteins:
- the mutL gene encoding DNA mismatch repair endonuclease MutL, whose product is MPRRIHILPEKLANQIAAGEVVERPASVVKELVENALDAGAQRIEITVRNGGKTEIRVADDGHGMGREDALLSVDRHATSKIRNEADLAAIRTLGFRGEALPSIASVSRFAIETAEREGDGTRVMVTGGQIAGVEDCARRRGTTVSVRSLFFNVPARAKFLRSTAAENRAVGEVVTTLALAQPQVAFSLDSGGRDVLALPTAATVGERISAIWGGDAAGELIPVAHRDGSVAVTGLVQRPHSSRPGGRKAYLFVNGRAFTDRYLVKAVDRAYRTTIPQGVYPSLFLFLEVPDGEVDVNVHPAKAEVRFRDRIGVERAIEEGVRAALSGLESTPSIGMRAAAEEPERAPYGAPEGFGVRRVREAAVPFGAAAVPSPADAGPSAAGEPFEPQMALFVTGGGAPVAPSAEPAQAVAAAELIGPAAMMWQVHNTYILAETRTGLILVDQHSAHERVLYEEIVRGFDGGESSSQRLLFPITLRLSPAEFAIVEQVRGVLERAGFEVEPFGGRAIIVHSVPNPHPYFDAERCLREMIAELTTGSPLVDSARTQHQRIALTMACKGAIKAGQKLTQREMTELFDRLFATELPYHDIHGRPTVIQLSISELHRRFGRSG
- a CDS encoding alpha/beta hydrolase, with translation MLLGITLATLAIASRAPLSAQAADGLRAGEHEVDVNGVRLWYRVAGDSATGMPPVVFLHGGPGQGSYHFAELVGPRMERSLRMVYLDQRGSGRSGRPRSGEYSMALLVEDVEALRQVLGAPRIALVGHSFGGTLALEYAAKYPEHVSALVFAAGLWDAPGQTRLRCRRTMEMFPDAARRALGDSAATKDPACDWFWNQPEAEREAMNNALMFPDSAVRIRLDSVQAASGQRNTGELGNALFRSGLLQYRFAAMRRLTMPVLVIAGRHDGAAVGAGLRDLARQLPHARYVEYENSGHFVYLDEPDRFARDVSAFVSSRR
- the miaA gene encoding tRNA (adenosine(37)-N6)-dimethylallyltransferase MiaA yields the protein MPDALAIVGPTSSGKTALSVEVARRLDGEVVSMDSRSVYRGMDIGTAKPTAEERGDIPHHGIDIADPSERFNAARWARYAREKIAEIRGRGRVPMLVGGTGFFLRALTDPIFREPELDPARRAELSRELEALPDEELHRRLAEVDPESAARLRDWGGRQRLLRALEVPLLTGKPLPWWHRNSPPEAPGVPVLAFVLDVPRERVYATVNARVDGMVDAGLIDEVRGLVAKYGEDAPGLNAHGYAELIPYLRGERTLDEALELVRKNTRAYTKRQQTWNRTQLPAGAIHVDATRPRAELADEIAAAWRAAVGPQGGAAGTPDPGSSHPGSAGGV
- the bshA gene encoding N-acetyl-alpha-D-glucosaminyl L-malate synthase BshA, whose translation is MKIGITCYPTYGGSGAIATELGIALAERGHEIHFISYAQPFRLPHFMERVFFHEVEMVHYPLFEHNNYSLALAAVMHEVALRERLDVLHVHYAIPHATSAWIAKEMLGDRHPVKIVTTLHGTDITLIGQERNFWEITRFSIQKSDGITAVSDYLKRETVDAFRVPADTIEVIPNFVDPGLYSRDRYPCWKTAFLRDGEKLVLHVSNFRPVKRVRDVVRVFARLTKEVPSRLVFIGDGPDRPEAVDEARMLGITDRVVFLGKQDSVAEIMACADLLILPSQNESFGLVALEGMASGVPVIASNAGGLPEVVDDGETGFMAPVGDVEAMADGAIHILRDPETWRRFSAAARRSATERYGVASIIPRYERYYERIVAGAPSEEPALVPAD
- a CDS encoding SH3 domain-containing protein, producing the protein MAALPRTAALLLTLPLLAAAPSPAARAAQTVTPCSIGAYVIDPDPRGLNVRAGPGTGSRVVTRLHLNDYVEVTGASGQWLRVRNASAEEGIFWRGPGWVFAQKLGTSTSENHPVRLYREPRSGSPVVSRLNPTQVTLLGCRGDWARVQVANLTGWLDAASQCALTLTTCS